In Dermochelys coriacea isolate rDerCor1 chromosome 16, rDerCor1.pri.v4, whole genome shotgun sequence, one genomic interval encodes:
- the LOC119844344 gene encoding protein C10-like, giving the protein MPALGLLGAEQVKVVLAEVIKAFSSPENAQCMEEAPDNACNDMGKMLQFLLPVATQIQQDVIKAYGFSNDGEGVLKFARLIQSYEFQDPEIANMSGKLKAIFLPPTTLPPHWAGTGGMGAS; this is encoded by the coding sequence ATGCCTGCACTGGgcttgctgggtgctgagcaggTCAAAGTGGTTCTGGCAGAGGTCATCAAGGCCTTCAGCTCCCCGGAGAATGCCCAATGCATGGAGGAGGCCCCGGATAATGCCTGCAATGACATGGGCAAGATGCTGCAGTTCCTGCTGCCTGTGGCCACCCAGATCCAGCAGGATGTGATCAAAGCCTATGGCTTCAGTAATGATGGAGAAGGGGTCCTGAAATTTGCCAGACTGATACAATCTTATGAGTTTCAGGATCCAGAGATTGCGAACATGTCCGGGAAGCTAAAAGCCATATTCCTGCCTCCAACGACACTGCCCccacactgggctgggacagggggtatGGGTGCCTCCTGA